In one window of Armatimonadota bacterium DNA:
- a CDS encoding SAM-dependent methyltransferase, with the protein EIPLIQRFILFLGHPIYALSVILFSLLVFGGIGASLTARWVPERAARAAAAAAGILVVLLLFYILPLPALLARLIGLEPAARVAVAAGLLLPIGLVMGMPFPLGLKIANVRSAEIIPWLWAANGATSVLASVLAIAIAITSGFSAVMFIALGMYALAALIAVGLAR; encoded by the coding sequence GAGATTCCGCTCATTCAGCGGTTCATACTCTTCCTCGGGCACCCGATCTACGCGCTGTCCGTGATTCTGTTCTCCTTGCTCGTCTTCGGCGGCATTGGCGCTTCGCTCACCGCCCGCTGGGTGCCGGAGCGTGCCGCCCGCGCCGCCGCTGCGGCTGCGGGCATCCTCGTCGTCCTGCTGTTGTTCTACATCCTGCCGCTGCCAGCGCTGCTCGCGCGCCTGATCGGGCTTGAACCGGCGGCGCGGGTCGCCGTCGCAGCCGGGCTTTTGCTCCCAATCGGGCTCGTCATGGGCATGCCGTTCCCGCTCGGCCTGAAGATCGCCAACGTGCGCTCCGCCGAGATCATCCCGTGGCTGTGGGCGGCCAACGGCGCCACGTCTGTTCTCGCGTCCGTGTTGGCGATAGCCATCGCCATCACCTCCGGCTTCAGCGCCGTGATGTTCATCGCGCTCGGCATGTACGCTCTCGCCGCCCTCATCGCCGTCGGACTCGCGCGCTGA
- a CDS encoding RnfABCDGE type electron transport complex subunit D, whose product MEDTAAEETGIPTLHVAPSPHLSATAVTTRWMMRDVLIGLAPVMAASVFLFRWYAVAQVGLCVLTCLTAEAVFTWMRGKPARLGDLSAAVTGVILGLSLPWSAPWYVAVIGAVVAIGLGKMVFGGLGYNIFNPAMVGRAFVMLSFAKALGASAYVSAQAGLTVVTQATPLTAAKQFAATLATGRAVAGDVQLQFESARALWPLFVGQVNGSLGETSALAVLIGGIYLCARRSASWEIPTGVILSAFLLSGAANWAGVTPFAALHHVVGGALLFGAFFIATDPVTTPLTTTGKFIFGLGVGALVIMIRVFSSYPEGVMFAVLVMNAVTPLLNRWTIPRPVGGPVPART is encoded by the coding sequence ATCGAAGACACGGCGGCAGAGGAAACGGGCATCCCGACCCTCCACGTCGCCCCGTCGCCGCACCTGTCGGCGACGGCCGTGACGACGCGGTGGATGATGCGCGACGTGCTGATCGGCCTGGCGCCGGTGATGGCCGCGTCGGTCTTCCTGTTTCGCTGGTACGCGGTAGCGCAGGTCGGCTTGTGCGTGCTCACCTGCCTCACGGCGGAAGCGGTCTTCACGTGGATGCGCGGCAAGCCGGCGCGCCTCGGAGACCTCTCGGCCGCCGTCACGGGAGTGATCCTCGGCCTGTCGCTGCCGTGGAGCGCGCCGTGGTACGTCGCCGTGATCGGCGCGGTCGTCGCCATCGGGCTCGGCAAGATGGTGTTCGGCGGCCTCGGCTACAACATCTTTAACCCGGCGATGGTCGGCCGTGCGTTCGTCATGCTCAGCTTCGCCAAGGCACTGGGCGCGTCGGCGTACGTCTCCGCGCAGGCCGGCCTGACCGTCGTCACCCAGGCGACGCCGCTCACGGCGGCCAAGCAGTTTGCGGCGACTCTCGCGACGGGCAGGGCGGTCGCGGGTGATGTGCAGTTGCAGTTCGAGTCGGCGCGCGCGCTGTGGCCGCTGTTCGTCGGACAGGTCAACGGATCGCTGGGCGAGACGAGCGCGCTGGCGGTGCTGATTGGCGGTATCTACCTGTGCGCGCGGCGCTCGGCGTCGTGGGAGATTCCGACGGGGGTGATCCTGTCCGCATTCCTTCTCTCCGGCGCGGCGAACTGGGCGGGCGTGACGCCGTTTGCGGCGCTGCACCATGTCGTCGGCGGCGCGCTGCTGTTCGGCGCGTTCTTCATCGCCACCGATCCGGTCACGACTCCGCTGACCACGACAGGCAAGTTCATATTCGGGCTGGGTGTCGGGGCGCTGGTGATCATGATTCGCGTGTTCAGCAGCTATCCCGAAGGCGTGATGTTCGCGGTGCTGGTGATGAACGCGGTGACGCCGCTGCTCAACCGGTGGACGATTCCGCGCCCGGTCGGGGGGCCGGTGCCGGCGAGAACCTGA
- a CDS encoding FAD:protein FMN transferase produces MRKDTFLGAALILALAALTGVALWQTAGRHAGGRVAVTRHPERIMGTTCTLAAVVNSRDTARAEDALRRAESVLRAVEARMSVWLADSEISRLNAASAAEQVPLSRDTVAVLRAARDAADQTGGAFDATIGPLIELWKRAAERDRVPTQAELDEARAASHWDLIELTDAGAVKRGASARVDLGGIAKGYAIDRAAQALHRAGVAGGLVDLGGDLKCFGEPPDDPHWTVEVKNPLGVTRLSRLRLAGGAVCTSGSYARFTVIEGERYSHIIDPRTGRPADAAPSVTVIARSALSADIWATALSVTGPHGFKRLPKGVEALIVAGTGEDHRILCTDGCRPLFMDPLPRVTPAGSAPPTRAGSSP; encoded by the coding sequence ATGCGTAAGGACACATTCCTCGGCGCGGCGCTCATTCTCGCGCTGGCGGCACTGACCGGTGTGGCCCTGTGGCAGACGGCCGGGCGGCATGCCGGCGGACGCGTCGCGGTCACCCGTCACCCCGAACGCATCATGGGAACGACGTGCACGCTCGCCGCCGTCGTGAACTCGCGCGACACGGCCCGCGCCGAGGATGCGCTCCGTCGAGCGGAATCCGTCCTGCGCGCGGTCGAAGCGCGCATGAGCGTGTGGCTCGCGGATTCGGAGATCTCCCGCCTCAATGCCGCGTCGGCAGCCGAGCAGGTACCCCTATCGCGTGACACTGTGGCGGTGCTCCGCGCCGCTCGGGACGCCGCAGACCAAACCGGAGGCGCGTTCGATGCCACCATCGGCCCGCTCATCGAGCTATGGAAGCGCGCTGCCGAGCGCGATCGCGTGCCCACCCAGGCCGAGCTTGACGAAGCCCGCGCTGCGTCTCATTGGGACCTCATCGAGTTGACCGACGCGGGGGCAGTGAAACGCGGCGCGAGCGCGAGGGTGGACCTCGGCGGCATCGCCAAGGGTTACGCCATAGACCGCGCTGCGCAGGCGCTCCACCGCGCAGGCGTCGCGGGCGGCCTGGTTGATCTCGGGGGCGACTTGAAGTGCTTCGGGGAGCCGCCGGACGACCCGCACTGGACGGTGGAGGTCAAGAATCCATTGGGCGTCACGCGCCTCAGCCGCTTGCGGTTAGCCGGCGGAGCCGTCTGCACCAGCGGCAGCTATGCGCGCTTCACCGTCATCGAAGGCGAACGATACAGTCACATTATTGATCCCCGCACCGGCCGCCCGGCAGACGCGGCGCCGTCCGTGACCGTCATCGCAAGGAGTGCGCTCAGCGCGGACATCTGGGCGACCGCGCTGAGTGTGACCGGGCCGCACGGCTTCAAACGGCTGCCGAAGGGAGTCGAGGCGCTGATCGTCGCGGGGACGGGGGAGGACCATCGTATCCTTTGCACCGACGGGTGTCGACCGCTGTTCATGGACCCGCTGCCGCGGGTTACGCCTGCAGGCAGCGCACCACCGACGCGGGCCGGGTCTTCGCCCTAG
- the rsxC gene encoding electron transport complex subunit RsxC, with protein sequence SVATLPNGRHVAVVPIKAADEQPLSGDALLEDLFGGEWPTDGFEHYEPGQIADAAREAGLVGLGGAAFPTHVKLRRNDEKPIQTLLVNGCECEPYLTADSALMRHAPEAIVSGALLAQRSTGAAEVIVCTEDNKPQAAEALRGAMRGTPVRMRVLKTKYPQGGERQLTAAVLGKAVPTGGLPLDVGVVVLNVSTCAALARAVVRGKPLTHHILSVSGGAVKQPKNLLVPVGVSYREVIEYCGGLTPEVSRVVAGGPMMGFTIGSLDVPVTKGTSGLTVLTRREVRKAAQTTCVRCGRCADVCPLRLVPTKIALAAQAGNLELAERYHMNACIECGCCAYVCPASVPLVQLIRLGKVMQRKVAGS encoded by the coding sequence TCGGTCGCGACGCTCCCCAACGGCCGCCACGTCGCCGTCGTGCCCATCAAGGCGGCCGACGAGCAGCCCCTTTCCGGCGATGCACTGCTCGAGGATCTGTTCGGCGGCGAATGGCCGACCGACGGGTTCGAGCACTACGAGCCGGGGCAAATCGCCGATGCCGCGCGCGAGGCCGGGCTGGTCGGGCTCGGCGGCGCCGCATTCCCCACTCACGTGAAACTGCGGCGGAATGACGAGAAGCCGATTCAGACGCTGCTCGTCAACGGCTGCGAATGCGAGCCGTACCTTACCGCCGACTCCGCACTGATGCGGCACGCCCCGGAGGCGATCGTCAGCGGCGCGCTGCTGGCGCAGCGGTCCACCGGAGCGGCGGAGGTCATCGTCTGCACCGAGGATAACAAGCCGCAGGCCGCCGAGGCGCTGCGCGGCGCGATGCGGGGAACGCCGGTGCGGATGCGCGTGCTGAAGACCAAGTATCCGCAGGGCGGGGAGAGACAGCTCACCGCCGCCGTGCTTGGCAAGGCGGTGCCCACGGGTGGATTGCCGCTGGATGTCGGCGTCGTGGTGCTCAACGTCAGCACCTGCGCGGCGCTGGCGCGCGCGGTCGTCCGGGGCAAGCCGCTGACGCATCACATCTTGTCCGTGTCCGGCGGCGCCGTGAAGCAGCCGAAGAACCTCCTGGTGCCGGTTGGCGTGAGCTATCGCGAGGTGATCGAGTACTGCGGCGGCCTGACGCCGGAGGTGTCGCGCGTGGTGGCCGGCGGCCCGATGATGGGCTTCACCATCGGCAGCCTTGACGTCCCGGTGACGAAGGGCACGAGCGGGCTGACGGTTCTGACACGCAGAGAAGTCCGCAAGGCGGCGCAGACGACGTGCGTGCGGTGCGGCCGCTGCGCGGATGTGTGCCCCTTGCGGCTGGTGCCGACGAAGATCGCGCTCGCGGCGCAGGCCGGCAATCTGGAGCTTGCCGAGCGCTACCACATGAACGCGTGCATCGAGTGCGGCTGCTGTGCTTACGTCTGTCCGGCGAGCGTGCCGCTGGTGCAGCTCATTCGGTTGGGCAAGGTGATGCAGAGGAAGGTCGCCGGATCGTAG
- a CDS encoding DUF1573 domain-containing protein, with protein MPPAPPRERRARPRPVARAPRIEFDDTEYDFGTVLIGDPVEHDFVFRNRGNAPLTINSVVTGCGCTAAFVEERQLPPGREGRVKTTFRTEGRTGAQRKSIHVETNDPEQPRVALRVAGEIKAQIEVSPRVIYAFNIPVGKVVTRTVTISGADRYAFQIAAVSVVGSGIHASEPKRLAEDRYQIDVTFKRESTRGSSGGLVTLKTDSRRQRLVHVPIRTQLPDKR; from the coding sequence GTGCCGCCCGCGCCGCCACGCGAACGGCGCGCCCGGCCTCGTCCTGTTGCCCGGGCGCCCCGCATCGAATTCGACGACACCGAGTATGACTTCGGTACGGTGCTTATCGGTGACCCCGTCGAGCATGATTTCGTATTCCGCAACCGAGGCAATGCGCCGCTGACGATCAACAGCGTGGTGACCGGCTGCGGATGCACCGCGGCGTTCGTCGAGGAACGACAGCTGCCACCGGGACGCGAAGGCCGCGTGAAGACGACCTTCCGGACCGAAGGCCGCACCGGCGCACAGCGCAAGTCGATCCACGTCGAAACGAATGATCCCGAGCAGCCACGAGTGGCGCTGAGGGTGGCCGGTGAGATCAAAGCCCAGATCGAGGTGTCGCCGCGAGTCATCTACGCGTTCAACATCCCGGTCGGGAAGGTCGTGACCCGCACGGTCACCATCAGCGGGGCCGACCGCTACGCATTTCAAATCGCCGCGGTGTCCGTGGTCGGATCCGGCATACATGCGAGCGAGCCAAAACGGCTGGCCGAGGACAGATATCAGATCGACGTGACCTTCAAACGCGAATCAACGCGCGGATCGTCGGGCGGCCTAGTGACCCTGAAGACGGATTCACGGCGTCAGCGGCTCGTACACGTGCCGATCCGGACTCAGTTGCCCGACAAACGCTGA
- a CDS encoding DUF1559 domain-containing protein has product MRKNRGFTLIELLVVIAIIAILAAILFPVFARAREAARKATCISNCKQITLACIMYAQDYDEVLPAAVGDDNDGTSHAVDPADENECMEDLETKYAGTEDGRYMWQLADVLLPYVKSLDLFQCPTLSRRDDGYLIQTVLMPDT; this is encoded by the coding sequence ATGCGAAAGAACCGCGGTTTTACCCTGATTGAGCTGCTAGTGGTGATTGCGATCATCGCGATCCTGGCCGCCATTCTGTTCCCCGTGTTCGCTCGAGCGCGGGAGGCGGCGAGGAAGGCCACCTGTATCTCCAACTGTAAGCAGATCACACTGGCGTGCATCATGTACGCCCAGGACTACGACGAGGTGCTGCCGGCGGCTGTTGGTGACGACAACGACGGCACCTCGCACGCGGTCGATCCGGCGGACGAGAACGAATGCATGGAGGACCTCGAGACCAAGTACGCCGGAACCGAGGATGGTCGCTACATGTGGCAGTTGGCCGACGTGCTCCTGCCGTACGTCAAGAGCCTGGATCTCTTCCAGTGCCCGACCCTGTCGCGGCGTGACGACGGCTACCTCATCCAGACCGTGCTGATGCCCGACACG
- a CDS encoding RnfA-Nqr electron transport subunit produces METLTTLILIFVGAALINNFVLHYFVGICPFLGVSRRVDTAFGMGCAVTFVISIASLLNWALTYYLLRPGAPLPAWVWRTAGGDPAVTVDLSVLSYIIYIFVIASSVQFVEMYVRKFFPPLYKSFGVYLPLITTNCAILFASLEIMKHMQDATKLWGLAEALALALGGGIGFTIAISLMAGIREELDLCDVPRPLKGAGIALIVAGIMAMAFMGFTGVDKGVQGALAVLLK; encoded by the coding sequence ATGGAGACGCTGACGACCCTGATTCTCATATTCGTCGGCGCGGCGTTGATCAACAACTTCGTGCTGCACTACTTCGTGGGGATCTGCCCGTTCCTCGGCGTGTCGCGGCGCGTGGATACCGCCTTCGGCATGGGCTGCGCGGTGACGTTCGTCATCTCGATCGCGTCGCTCCTCAACTGGGCGCTGACGTACTACCTGCTGCGGCCGGGCGCGCCGCTGCCGGCGTGGGTGTGGCGGACGGCCGGCGGCGATCCCGCGGTCACGGTTGACCTGTCCGTGCTCAGCTACATCATCTACATCTTCGTCATCGCCTCGTCGGTGCAGTTCGTCGAGATGTACGTGCGCAAGTTCTTCCCGCCGCTGTACAAGTCGTTCGGTGTATACCTGCCGCTGATCACGACCAACTGCGCGATTCTCTTCGCGTCGCTCGAGATCATGAAGCACATGCAGGACGCGACCAAGCTGTGGGGGCTCGCCGAGGCGCTGGCGCTGGCGCTGGGCGGCGGGATCGGCTTCACCATCGCGATATCGCTGATGGCGGGAATCCGGGAGGAACTCGACCTGTGCGACGTCCCCCGGCCGCTCAAGGGCGCGGGCATCGCGCTCATCGTCGCGGGCATAATGGCGATGGCATTCATGGGGTTCACCGGCGTGGACAAGGGCGTGCAGGGCGCGCTCGCGGTGTTGCTCAAATGA
- a CDS encoding carbohydrate binding domain-containing protein, with translation DVMPEWYRAHPLAELPDITRDHRAHWAHSIEGLTRGWSEEHKQWKPEAHRDHGFYPRIALRLLNYGMRSESELAATALTQVRQAVEKAIADSGPGRIGLDLALHLGHVKENLGGLAGGADALNGQREDGSWPFAPNEQTETLGTAGDTALGICCEPILRLLNVTQRTGDERSLRAALKGLDYVEANFRRPAGGETWEVPLHAPNLRAAALAVECGVTAYELIGDERYLDMARYWARSGLPFIYTWRAGDREAMRFATISVFGATFYTIPWFARPVQWVGLVYSRALQRLAPHDQSLPWGHIAEGIVLSCIQQQHMAELPEAGNPWPGAFPDSYSLLDGKVYGAWIGPQSIIESLEDLLDVPATDFALVGERPGQIRVISAAKIDGASLSGDRLTVALRYPAGRTCHSVLTCIARPARVLADDAEIPEVTDLDPAPAGWWADTTRGYLVIKHPSRAGEIKLAIHGARFAPSPTRGAAGALTNTGFEEGMADWTGEGKIGTDDSHSGRASLRIDGAAARAEQQVYSEVVRVTPDVDHTLEAWVRVLTEKTGYKVTIDWLDADGRHITYDNDWQGADRPTQWSPHGGVFRSPKNASLARLILGAHPGVTILLDDITFAPR, from the coding sequence GACGTCATGCCGGAGTGGTATCGCGCGCACCCGCTCGCCGAGCTACCCGACATCACCCGCGACCACCGCGCGCACTGGGCCCACTCCATCGAGGGGCTCACGCGCGGTTGGAGCGAGGAGCACAAACAGTGGAAGCCCGAAGCCCACCGCGACCACGGCTTCTATCCGCGCATCGCCCTGCGCCTGCTCAACTACGGCATGCGCAGTGAAAGCGAACTCGCGGCGACGGCGCTCACCCAGGTCCGGCAGGCAGTCGAGAAGGCGATCGCCGACAGCGGTCCCGGCCGCATCGGCCTCGACCTCGCGCTCCACCTCGGCCACGTCAAGGAGAACCTCGGCGGCCTCGCCGGCGGCGCGGATGCCCTCAACGGGCAGAGAGAAGACGGCTCCTGGCCCTTCGCGCCCAACGAGCAGACGGAGACTCTGGGCACGGCCGGCGACACCGCCCTCGGCATCTGCTGCGAACCGATTCTCCGCCTCCTCAATGTCACGCAGCGCACTGGCGACGAGCGCTCGCTGCGCGCCGCCCTCAAAGGGCTCGACTACGTCGAGGCCAACTTCCGCCGCCCCGCCGGCGGGGAAACTTGGGAAGTCCCGCTGCACGCACCGAACCTCCGCGCCGCCGCCCTCGCGGTCGAATGCGGCGTAACTGCATACGAGCTGATCGGGGACGAGCGCTACCTCGACATGGCGCGCTACTGGGCGCGATCCGGCCTGCCCTTCATCTACACCTGGCGCGCCGGCGACCGCGAGGCGATGCGCTTCGCCACCATCTCCGTCTTCGGCGCGACGTTCTACACCATCCCCTGGTTCGCCCGCCCCGTGCAATGGGTCGGCCTGGTGTACAGCCGCGCGCTCCAGCGCCTCGCGCCGCACGACCAATCACTCCCCTGGGGCCACATCGCCGAGGGTATCGTCCTCTCCTGCATCCAGCAGCAGCACATGGCCGAACTCCCCGAGGCGGGCAATCCGTGGCCGGGCGCCTTCCCCGACTCCTACAGCCTGCTCGACGGGAAAGTGTACGGCGCGTGGATCGGGCCGCAGAGCATCATCGAGAGCCTGGAAGACCTGCTCGACGTCCCCGCGACCGACTTCGCGCTCGTCGGCGAACGGCCGGGGCAAATCCGCGTCATCTCCGCGGCGAAGATAGACGGCGCATCGCTGAGCGGCGACCGCCTCACAGTCGCTCTTCGCTACCCCGCCGGACGCACTTGCCACAGCGTCCTCACGTGCATCGCGAGGCCCGCGCGCGTACTCGCGGATGACGCCGAGATTCCCGAGGTCACGGATCTCGACCCCGCGCCCGCCGGCTGGTGGGCCGACACCACGCGCGGCTACCTCGTCATCAAGCACCCCTCCCGCGCCGGCGAGATCAAATTGGCAATCCACGGCGCCCGTTTCGCGCCAAGTCCGACCCGCGGCGCTGCTGGGGCGCTCACCAACACCGGCTTCGAGGAGGGCATGGCCGACTGGACCGGAGAGGGGAAGATCGGCACCGATGATTCGCACAGCGGCCGGGCATCATTGCGCATTGACGGCGCCGCCGCCCGCGCCGAACAGCAGGTGTATTCCGAGGTCGTCAGAGTCACGCCCGACGTTGACCATACGCTCGAGGCGTGGGTTCGGGTTCTCACCGAAAAGACGGGCTATAAAGTGACCATTGACTGGCTCGACGCCGACGGCCGCCACATCACCTATGACAACGATTGGCAGGGCGCCGACCGCCCGACACAGTGGTCGCCGCACGGCGGCGTGTTCCGGTCGCCGAAGAACGCCTCCCTCGCCCGCCTCATCCTCGGC
- a CDS encoding RnfABCDGE type electron transport complex subunit B: protein MSAVAVILAAGVLALLAVAMGHVLGWANRRFHVAVDPKVEALLAVLPGANCGGCGFVGCAEYAEAVARGEAEVSLCAPGGAAAAMELADIMGVEVAESLPYRAVVHCSAHTDQRLQRAAYRGAPTCAAVNLVAGVQGCTYGCLGFGDCERACNYDAIRVTDGLSNVNYDRCVGCGACARVCPRNIITLAPFKSDRMLVVACSNHDTAADVRAVCMVGCLGCRACTRIAPELISVDGALPEINYDVYDPSDQALVKVLEKCPRKRLTFVGKPTEKDLAAVADKELPEEIQADFKTTVDDTEWWG, encoded by the coding sequence CTGAGCGCGGTCGCAGTGATACTCGCGGCCGGCGTGCTGGCGTTGCTGGCGGTGGCCATGGGTCACGTGCTGGGCTGGGCGAACCGGCGGTTTCATGTGGCGGTGGACCCCAAGGTCGAGGCGCTGCTGGCCGTGCTGCCGGGCGCCAACTGCGGCGGTTGCGGGTTCGTCGGTTGCGCGGAGTATGCGGAAGCCGTGGCCAGGGGCGAGGCCGAGGTGTCGCTGTGCGCGCCGGGCGGCGCCGCCGCGGCCATGGAACTCGCCGACATCATGGGCGTCGAAGTCGCCGAGAGCCTGCCCTACCGGGCTGTCGTGCATTGTTCGGCGCACACCGATCAGCGCTTGCAGCGCGCCGCGTATCGCGGCGCGCCGACCTGCGCGGCGGTCAACCTGGTGGCGGGGGTGCAGGGCTGCACCTACGGCTGCCTCGGCTTCGGCGACTGCGAGCGCGCCTGCAACTACGACGCGATACGCGTCACGGACGGGCTGTCCAACGTCAACTACGACCGGTGCGTCGGCTGCGGAGCGTGCGCGCGCGTGTGCCCGCGCAACATCATCACCCTCGCGCCGTTCAAATCCGACCGCATGCTCGTGGTCGCGTGTTCCAATCACGACACGGCCGCGGACGTGAGGGCGGTATGCATGGTCGGATGTCTCGGCTGCCGGGCCTGCACGCGCATTGCGCCAGAGCTGATTTCCGTGGACGGCGCGCTGCCCGAGATCAACTACGACGTCTACGATCCGAGCGACCAAGCGCTGGTGAAGGTCCTCGAGAAGTGCCCGAGGAAGCGGCTGACATTCGTCGGCAAGCCGACGGAGAAGGACCTCGCCGCGGTCGCCGATAAGGAACTGCCCGAGGAGATCCAGGCCGACTTCAAGACCACCGTTGACGACACCGAGTGGTGGGGGTAG
- a CDS encoding DUF1559 domain-containing protein: protein MRKNRGFTLIELLVVIAIIAILAAILFPVFARAREAARKATCISNVKQITLACIMYAQDYDEVLPSAVGDDNDGTAHPVDPADFNQCIDDLETKYTPVEDGRYMWQLADVLLPYVKSLDLFQCPTLSRRDDGYLIQTVLMPDTHPLIPGVRKVTVSGSYIYMCMHHPQGGATELAGPCDYGVGSFAIWDIAALLGYIDVNDDPSEYYACGQAVGNFDDPVWAPLVCCDSFGVHEGYSDDYTDDHVVPPELGGDPPTITIATPVGFTDGHVKYWRGSFYQTIALMSQPNEIE, encoded by the coding sequence ATGCGGAAGAATCGCGGTTTTACCCTAATTGAGCTGTTGGTGGTGATTGCGATCATCGCAATCCTGGCCGCCATTCTGTTCCCCGTGTTCGCTCGAGCGCGGGAGGCGGCTCGGAAGGCCACCTGCATCTCCAACGTCAAGCAGATCACACTGGCGTGCATCATGTATGCCCAGGACTATGACGAGGTGCTCCCCTCCGCGGTCGGCGACGACAACGACGGCACCGCGCACCCCGTAGATCCGGCGGACTTCAACCAGTGCATCGACGACCTCGAGACCAAGTACACCCCGGTCGAGGACGGTCGCTACATGTGGCAGTTGGCCGACGTGCTCCTGCCGTACGTCAAGAGCCTGGATCTCTTCCAGTGCCCGACCCTGTCGCGGCGTGACGACGGCTACCTCATCCAGACCGTGCTGATGCCCGACACGCACCCGCTCATCCCGGGCGTGCGCAAGGTCACGGTTTCGGGCTCCTACATCTACATGTGTATGCACCATCCGCAAGGAGGGGCCACGGAGCTAGCGGGGCCGTGTGACTACGGCGTCGGGTCGTTCGCGATCTGGGACATCGCGGCCCTCCTGGGTTACATCGATGTCAACGACGACCCGTCGGAGTACTATGCGTGCGGCCAGGCCGTCGGCAACTTCGACGACCCGGTGTGGGCACCGCTCGTGTGCTGCGACTCGTTCGGCGTGCACGAGGGTTACAGCGATGACTACACGGATGACCACGTCGTGCCGCCTGAGTTGGGAGGCGATCCGCCGACCATCACGATCGCGACGCCCGTGGGCTTCACGGATGGTCACGTCAAGTACTGGCGCGGCAGCTTCTACCAGACGATCGCGCTGATGAGCCAACCGAACGAGATCGAGTAA
- a CDS encoding FMN-binding protein, whose protein sequence is MSAAQTRGGYIGQAWLVILLALAYGGALAGVQTAVSGKIAANKRAETFDVIPDLVAGADKAKTAEFVVEGTDGKQARVYRVFDADGDHVGWVLPGEGQGFADRIELLIGLDARLDTITGLYVLEQKETPGLGNYITSEDFRARFAGKPTDQPVAIVKSEPQADNEIRALTGATVSSESVAAIVNGTIANLKEPVRQQAAAAGAGPAIPAATR, encoded by the coding sequence ATGAGCGCAGCACAGACGCGAGGCGGTTATATCGGCCAGGCCTGGCTTGTGATTCTCCTGGCGCTGGCGTACGGCGGCGCGCTGGCGGGCGTCCAGACCGCGGTGAGCGGCAAGATCGCGGCGAACAAGCGGGCGGAGACCTTCGACGTGATCCCCGACCTCGTTGCGGGTGCGGACAAGGCGAAGACGGCCGAATTCGTGGTCGAGGGCACGGACGGCAAGCAAGCGCGCGTGTACCGGGTGTTTGACGCCGACGGCGACCACGTGGGCTGGGTGCTGCCCGGCGAGGGCCAGGGCTTCGCGGATCGCATCGAACTGCTCATCGGCCTCGACGCGCGGTTGGACACTATCACTGGGCTGTACGTGCTGGAGCAGAAAGAGACGCCCGGCCTGGGCAACTACATCACGAGTGAGGACTTCCGTGCCCGGTTCGCGGGCAAACCGACCGATCAGCCGGTGGCGATAGTGAAGTCCGAGCCGCAGGCCGATAACGAGATCCGCGCGCTGACCGGCGCAACGGTTTCCTCGGAGAGCGTCGCGGCGATCGTCAACGGAACGATCGCCAACTTGAAGGAGCCCGTCAGGCAGCAGGCGGCCGCCGCCGGCGCGGGGCCGGCGATTCCCGCCGCCACGCGATAG
- the rsxE gene encoding electron transport complex subunit RsxE, with protein sequence MAQDGPTALERFINGILPENPVYRQLLGMCPTLAVTNGMKPAMTMAGATAFVLICANVLISLIRGQLKPHLRILVFTLTIATFVTIADRFLAAYMYEMSKQLGPYVPLIIVNCVIISRCEICASKQKVGVALADGVGMSLGFAIALASIATVREILGSGTWFGLPALPAGWPGWGIMVLPPGAFLTLGLLLGVAEWASHRQAQTAIWKTVRMLWSWRR encoded by the coding sequence ATGGCGCAGGACGGACCGACAGCACTGGAGCGGTTCATCAACGGGATCCTGCCGGAGAACCCGGTCTATCGGCAGCTGTTGGGGATGTGCCCGACGCTGGCGGTGACCAATGGGATGAAGCCGGCGATGACGATGGCGGGGGCGACGGCGTTCGTCCTGATCTGCGCCAACGTGCTGATCAGCCTGATCCGCGGCCAGCTCAAGCCGCACCTGCGCATCCTCGTGTTCACGCTGACGATCGCGACATTCGTGACCATCGCGGACCGATTCCTCGCGGCGTATATGTACGAGATGAGCAAGCAGCTCGGGCCGTACGTGCCGCTGATCATCGTCAACTGCGTCATCATCTCGCGCTGTGAGATCTGCGCGTCGAAGCAGAAGGTCGGGGTCGCGCTGGCCGACGGTGTCGGCATGTCATTGGGATTCGCGATCGCGCTCGCGAGCATCGCGACGGTGCGCGAGATCCTGGGGTCGGGGACGTGGTTCGGGCTCCCGGCGCTGCCCGCGGGATGGCCGGGGTGGGGCATCATGGTGCTGCCGCCGGGCGCGTTCCTGACGCTCGGCCTGCTGCTCGGCGTCGCGGAGTGGGCGAGCCACCGCCAGGCGCAAACCGCGATATGGAAGACGGTGAGGATGCTGTGGTCATGGAGACGCTGA